Sequence from the Fibrobacter sp. UWR2 genome:
GAGATAGAAACCGCCCTTGAAAACAAACTTGTTGGCGTATGTTGACTTGGCCAATCTTGAAATGAATGCATCAAAGAAGAACGATACTAGCAAGACGTTGGCGTGAACGTTCATTTCTTTGGAGAGGTTGTTGATTCTCGCTTGCAGGGAATTCTTATTAATCTTCATTCAGTACCACCGTCATAAGTTCCGCCACTTTGTTCTCTATTTTCAATATTTGGGCGTAATGGAGTAGGTTGCGGGTATTCTTGTCTTTTGATTTTGCGTAAAGCCTGAGCGCTTTGCCGTAAATTTCTGCATCGATCTTTCGGCTGTTCTTGATGATGTCGCAAAGCGTTCGTTCCGTATCGTAGCATTCCACCAGATGTCCAAGCGAAGTCTTGATTTTGCAAATTCCAAGCCTGTAGGTTTCATCGCGAGAATCTGTGTGGATTGCGACGGAAGGGTTCGGAGAAAATGGCCTATAATTCTTGGGCCCGGTTACCTCGAAATAATCGGGTAGGCGGTCTGTTAGCCCATGCAAGAATAGTGCGGAAACGTGTGAAAAGATGAATCTGGGATACTTGTATTGAAAAACAAGGTAATCGTCCCTGATCCATTGCTCCTGGGCGTAAAAACCCTTATCTATCTTGACAAGGCCCTGCTTTCGCACGAAATCGGTCAAGAACCACGAAGGAATCTTGTGGGTGTCGACTTGCTTTCGCGTGATGTAGCCGCTGTTCGCGTTCAGCATTTTTTCCAGTTTCTTCTCGTTTGTTTCTTGCATTTTAAACCAAATATATAATAAAATGGTTGAAAAAGCAAGTTTTTATTTCTTTTACCCGCTACAGAACATTAAAGACGCCAAAATCCCCACGAAAATCAGAAACGGCAGCACTTTCAACAGCAAGGTAATGGCGCAGGCATCCCCTGCGTCGCCAGCCCCGAAAAGGGCCAAAATCCCCAATACTATAAGGAATGTCGTCAGCATAGAACCTCGCGAAAAAAGCAATTTTAGCCAAAATTCGCCTTTTTTCGTTAATTGTGCTCATTTTACCCCCTTTTTAAGGCTAAGACATTCTTTGTCATGTACTTTTATTTAAATTAAAAGCACATAGGGTTTTTACTCTTGTTCCTGTAATCGAAATCGCCAAAATTTCAAATCCAATAGGAACAGGGTGAACGCTCGCGCACATTTGTGCGCGAGCTGTTTGCACTTGTCATTGGAAAGGCTTTGGCGAGCCTCGATTACGACATGCAGATGGCTCGCGCTTTTCTTTTTCCAAAAAATCGCGAAATCTGCTATCGGCACTAGAGTGAAATCTAGTCGAGGTTTTATTGATTGGGCCGACGTTTGTATTGCGATATCAGGTCGAGGTTTGTCTAACCTCGCGTTTAGGTTCGTTTATGCATAAATTCTTCGGTCTCCGTTCCCACAACATTTTCTATTACGCATATTGGAGTTCTCATGGCAAAACGTTCCCCAGAACAAGAAACGGCTGAAGAAATCGTTCTAAACGAAGACCAGCTTATTTGCATCTTGACCAATAAAATTGTCAAGGCGACCGAAAAAGAACGGAACTTGCAATATATGATTCAGATGATGTCAGAAGAATATGGCTTTGACATGTCTGACTTGCAAAGGGACTTCCAGATAGCGTTTGAAAACGACGAAGGCAAGAAACGCCGTGTCAAAATAGACTTGGCGGTCTTTGAAAACGGTCGTGAGCATGATCAGGCAAATTTGATTCGTGCAGTTGTTGTTGCAAAAGATTCTAAGGTGAAAACAAATGACGCCAAGGCAGGCGTGCATATTGTTCTGGATGATGTACTTTCCTATACGAATTGTGACTTTGGGTGCTGGACGAATGGCGAGGATTTGGCGTTTGTCTCGAAGGCCGAGGATGCTTTCGGTCAAGTTGAAATTGAGGACATTTCCGATTTCCCGGCAGCTGGTCAAACTTTGGAAGATTTGGAAAAGGCGGGTGACCACGCGATGCCGCGAAAACCCGCCAACGAATCTTTAGTGAAGGCTTTCAAGCGTTGCCACGATTACATCTATGGTAACGAAGGAATGAAGAAGACTGCTTTCTGGGAATTGCTGAATTTGATATTCTGCAAACTCTATGATGAAAAGAGACGCTTTACAGATGCTCGTGAAGGGAAATCTTATCGTCGCCAATTTTGGGTGGGTGTCAAGGAACAGAATACGCCTGAAGGTCAGAAGGCTGTTGCCGATAGAATTAAGGGGATATTCCGCAAATTGAAAGAAGATGGCTTGTATAGCGATGTCTTTGATGGAAACGAGTCTATCAACTTGTCTGATCGTGGCTTGGCCTTTGTTGCGGCGGAACTTTCCAAGTATTCTTTTTTGGACGCTACTGTTGATGTGAAGGGAACTGCTTACGAAACCATCGTTTCGAATACATTAAAGCAGGAAGCGGGACAGTTCTTTACTCCAAGAAACATCATCAAGTGCATGGTGGAAATGTTGGACCCTGACGAAAATACTCGCGTTCTTGACCCTGCATGCGGTTCTGGAGGGTTTATTGTGATGGTGTTAGACCATGTTCGCCACAAAATTGCGAAAAACATTTGGCCGGAATTAGATGATGTTCGCTTGGAAGCGAAATGCAATTCGGAAAAGGTTGAAGAGAAAGTTCGCGAATATGCGCAGAACATGATTTTCGGTTTCGACTTTGACCCCGATTTGAAGAAAGCGGCAAGGATGAACATGGTGATGGCTGGCGATGGTCACGCCAATGTGTTCAATATTAATTCTCTTGACTATCCGAAAGGTTCAAAACCCGATGTTCCTAAGGTTGCAGAAAAAGTTAACGAAAGTATTGCTGTAAGTAAGGATAAAAAGTTCAAGTTTGAAACGGCTGACGATAACGCTCAGGGTAAATTCGATATGATTTTCACAAATCCGCCTTTTGGTTCAAAGGTGGAAGTTGATAAGGAAATAGCGGATCGCTATTACTTAGGCCGTGAATTGGGGAGTAACGCTCCCGAAGTTCTTTTTATCGAAGCTTGTTATAATTTCTTGAAACCGGGTGGAAAGATGGCGATTGTCTTGCCGGATGGCATTCTTGGCAATCCGAATATGGAAGAAACGCGAATTTGGATTTTGAAGCATTTCAAGTTGTTAGCGTCTGTAGATTTGCCGGTGGAGACATTCTTGCCGCAGGTCGGTGTGCAGGCTTCGCTGTTGTTCTTGCAAAAGAAAACTGCCAAGGAACAATTGATTCCTATCGATGATGAAGATTACGATGTGTTTATGGCAATTGTGGAACATGTCGGCAAGGACCGTCGCGGTGTTCCTATTTACAAGAGGGATGATGACGGAGCAGAACTGCTTTTTGACAATGTAAAGAAATGGCTGACTCGCGACGAACGCGGTCGAGAAGTAGTCCGTGAGCGTAAGGAAAGAATCAAAAAAATTGATGACGACCTTCCTGAAGTTGTAAATGCGTATGCAAAATTTAAGGAAGCGCATAAATGAAAATTTCCAAGATAAAAACACGAGTATTCAAATCGAATGGCTTTCGTATCGATGCCTCTTTCCATTTGAGTGATGGTGTTGTTGTTCGCAGAAAGATTGCTGCTTCGCCATATAAAATTATGAAAGTTGGCGATGCTGCTAACCAAATATTCTACGGCAATAGAGCGAAACGTGTATATGTCCAAAAACGTGAAAATGGGATTCCGTTTTTGAGTAGTTCTGATATTTTACAGGCCGATCTTGAAAATGTCAAACTAGCGTCAAAGAAATACACTCCGTGTATTGAACAGATGCGACTGCAAGAAGGGTGGATTCTGATATCTCGTTCTGGAACTATAGGTAATACGGCCTGGGCTACTAAGCAACATGCTCAGAAGCTAGCTTCTGAGCATGTTATTAGGATAGATCCTAATAACATCCTCAGGGCGGGTTTTGTCTATGCGTATCTATCGAGTTCTTATGGACATTCCTTGTTGACGCAGGGAACCTTTGGTGCGGTTATTCAGCATATAGAGCCTGATTTTGTTGCATCTTTGCCTATACCACAGTTTCCTGCAAAGTTTCAAGAAAAAGTAGATAATTTAATTAAGGAAAGTGCCCGTCTCCGCGAAGAAGCGAATAGATTCTTAAACGAGGCTGTATCTGAATTTGAAAAGTGCTTAAATCCTGAATGTTATAAGAGAGAATTTTGCACATCTACTGTTTCTACAAAGCAGATCTTGAAAAAATTTAATCGATTAGATTCACATTATCAAATTGCACAAAAGGAATTTGTTAAAAGACGTAAAAGAGGTCTGAGATACGAAAAAATAGGCCCGAAGGCTGAAAAAATATTTGTAGGCAATCGGGGAAAAAGACTTTATTCTAAAGAGGGGGTTCCTTTTTTGTCTTCGTCTGATATGATGTTGTTTAACGCTTTGCGTTACTCCAAAAATATTAGCGTAAATACCCCTTCACTAAAAATGATGCAAGTTCATAAGAATGAAATATTAATTTCTCGATCTGGAACCGTTGGAAATAGTGTTTTAATTGGTGATTTGTTAAATAAGAAGGCCGTTTCAGAACATGCATTGCGATTGCTGCTAGATGAACAAAAGATAAAACCATCGTATGTTTTTGCTTATTTGAATACTGAAGAAGGTCGAGAATTGTTGCAATCTCTTGCTTATGGTTCGGTAATCGTTACTTTGGGTGAAGATTTTGTTGCTGATATTGATTTGCCCATTTTAGATGAACAAATTCAAAGAAAAATTATCCAAAAAATTAACGAATATGTTTGGGCTAGTGATTCTGCAGCTGAAAAAGAATCTTTGGCTATTTCTCTAGTTGAAAAAGAAATTGATGGTTGGAAAGTATAACTTCTGTTAGAAAAGGTTTTTATATGGCTCAAGTAAAATTCCCTGTTCATAGCGATGGTTTTGTCAATGCAGGCGAAAAACGCCTAATTGATTATTTGCAGAACAATCTTCCTGCCGATTATTGGATTGTTCCTAACGGAGAATATGCCAATAAAAATCCACAGGGTCTTGTGGCTAGCAGCGAATACGACTGCATCGTTGTTGCTCCTCATGCCATTTACCATATTGAAAATAAGGATTGGGGTGGCAATCTTCAAGGTGATGATTATGCGTGGTTTGTAAATGGGGCCGAACGAAAAAATCCGTTTGTGGCTGCAGAACGTAAAACACGCATCTTGGCTTCTATGTTAAGGTCTCATAACCATTTGTGGGGCGGGGCCTTCGTACAGACTGCGGTAACGCTGAGTTTTCCGGGCCAGTCAAAAACAGGTATTGACCATTACAGCAAATCGT
This genomic interval carries:
- a CDS encoding restriction endonuclease subunit S; protein product: MKISKIKTRVFKSNGFRIDASFHLSDGVVVRRKIAASPYKIMKVGDAANQIFYGNRAKRVYVQKRENGIPFLSSSDILQADLENVKLASKKYTPCIEQMRLQEGWILISRSGTIGNTAWATKQHAQKLASEHVIRIDPNNILRAGFVYAYLSSSYGHSLLTQGTFGAVIQHIEPDFVASLPIPQFPAKFQEKVDNLIKESARLREEANRFLNEAVSEFEKCLNPECYKREFCTSTVSTKQILKKFNRLDSHYQIAQKEFVKRRKRGLRYEKIGPKAEKIFVGNRGKRLYSKEGVPFLSSSDMMLFNALRYSKNISVNTPSLKMMQVHKNEILISRSGTVGNSVLIGDLLNKKAVSEHALRLLLDEQKIKPSYVFAYLNTEEGRELLQSLAYGSVIVTLGEDFVADIDLPILDEQIQRKIIQKINEYVWASDSAAEKESLAISLVEKEIDGWKV
- a CDS encoding class I SAM-dependent DNA methyltransferase, giving the protein MAKRSPEQETAEEIVLNEDQLICILTNKIVKATEKERNLQYMIQMMSEEYGFDMSDLQRDFQIAFENDEGKKRRVKIDLAVFENGREHDQANLIRAVVVAKDSKVKTNDAKAGVHIVLDDVLSYTNCDFGCWTNGEDLAFVSKAEDAFGQVEIEDISDFPAAGQTLEDLEKAGDHAMPRKPANESLVKAFKRCHDYIYGNEGMKKTAFWELLNLIFCKLYDEKRRFTDAREGKSYRRQFWVGVKEQNTPEGQKAVADRIKGIFRKLKEDGLYSDVFDGNESINLSDRGLAFVAAELSKYSFLDATVDVKGTAYETIVSNTLKQEAGQFFTPRNIIKCMVEMLDPDENTRVLDPACGSGGFIVMVLDHVRHKIAKNIWPELDDVRLEAKCNSEKVEEKVREYAQNMIFGFDFDPDLKKAARMNMVMAGDGHANVFNINSLDYPKGSKPDVPKVAEKVNESIAVSKDKKFKFETADDNAQGKFDMIFTNPPFGSKVEVDKEIADRYYLGRELGSNAPEVLFIEACYNFLKPGGKMAIVLPDGILGNPNMEETRIWILKHFKLLASVDLPVETFLPQVGVQASLLFLQKKTAKEQLIPIDDEDYDVFMAIVEHVGKDRRGVPIYKRDDDGAELLFDNVKKWLTRDERGREVVRERKERIKKIDDDLPEVVNAYAKFKEAHK